In Bacillus pumilus, the sequence GACACGGTTCGTTTGATTCTTGTGTCCACCTGCTTGAAGTGAAGCCGAGTCCAAAAGGAAGAAAGACAATACCATCACAAGCAGTACTTTTCCATACTGCATCACACATCTCCTCCTTATTTTGTGAACGTTTTCATTGAAGCATTCTTTTTGATCTTATTCATTCACCACACGAAAAAACACCCACCGCGTTATGTTGTGGATGTTTTTTCAGATTTTTCATATTTCATCGCATAAAATCCTTCATTTTCAATCCATTCACAAAATAGGACTTCTTTATAGGAAGAAATGTGCTGCTTTTTTAATTGCCTGCGCAGCCATGTCTCATCAAATCCAGCTTCCTGTAAGTCTTGTCTTAAGATTTCCCCGTCGATAATAAACGTTCTAGGCAATTTGACTTCTTTTCCTTTCACGTTCACATCTTCTGCTGTGGCTGGTGCGTATTTCATTTTCGGAAGAACGCTGACAGAGCCGTCCGTTTCTAAAATCGCATATTCAATTTCGTGAAGAGCAAAATGTCCTTTCGCTCGTATAAGCGTCTGCAGCTGATTTAAATCAAGCATATTCTTCTTCAAGCGATTGTAGCGAATGTTCCCCTTATCAATCACAAGTGTTGGTCTTCCTTCTAAAAGAGCCCGAATGGATTTAAATCTTTGCGAAAGCCATTCAACTGTGTAAATTAAAACGCCCCATATCGCAACAGCAAATAAAATGTGCTGAATCTTGACTTCTGGATCAAAGATGGCGTTTCCGACCATTTCCCCTAAAATCAGCGCAGAAATAAAATCAAACGGCGTGATTTGTGCAAATTGTGTTTTCCCTAATAATTTTGTAATAAAAAATAAGGCGGAAAATCCAATAAAGAGTTCAACTAAAATACTCAAAAACGGCACAGAGCTTCCTTCCTTTCTTGCTGCATTTACTTACAGCATATACATGAAAAGAAGGATCTAAACAGTTTATGAGGGCAATAAAATAAAGACATTTTCCCCCTCAACCAATGTTTCATACGTTTTGACGCATCCGTGATCTGGTGCTTGAACGTTACCTGATGAAAGATCGATTTTCCAATCATGCATCGGACAGAAAACATGATCTCCGCTCACCATTCCTTCAGCCAGTACGCCGCCTTTATGAGGACAGCGATTTTCAATGGCTTTGAACTGCTTGTTAGAGGTTTGAAAAACAGCTAATTCAATTGTATCGGCTGCGACTGTTTTCCCTAGCTGCAGCGGAAAATCTGATATGGTACCAATGTGAACTTTCACAACGGAAACTGTCATCTGATCTCATCCCTTCAATTGATTTATACAGAAGCCGTAGCTTTATGAAACAATTGTCTCGTGTCTTTTTGGTTCTCGCGAAGCTCCCGCCAAGGCTCTTCATACGTTGAAAGTGCGATGTCCATTCTTTGGATTAATGCTTCGCGTTTCTCGTCATCTAAGAGTACGGATTTAATATGATCTAGTCCGAGTCGTTCGACCCAAGCAGACGTTCTCTCTAAATAATTTGCTGTTTCTCTGTAATATTGAAGGTAAGCTGCGGCTATTTGTTTTACTTCTTCTGCTGTACTTACCTTCATCAATAAATCTCCAGCACGTAAATGTGTACCGCCATTTCCGCCGGCGTACAATTCAAATCCTCCATCAATCCCTACAATGCCAAGGTCTTTGATCCCTGATTCTGCACAGTTTCTAGGGCAAGCAGACACGGCCATTTTCACTTTATGTGGGGTAGCAAGTCCTTCGAATTTCTTTTCAAGCGCAATCCCAAGAGAAATGGAGTCCTGCGTTCCGAATCTGCAAAATTGTTCTCCGACACATGTTTTGACCGTTCTTAAAGACTTTCCATATGCATAACCAGATGGCATATCCAGATCCGCCCAGACTTTAGGTAAATCTTCTTTCTTTACACCTAGAAGGTCGATCCGCTGACCGCCAGTCATTTTCACAAGCGGTATTTGATATTTGTCGACGACGTCTGCTATTTTTCTCAGGTCGTTTGCATTTGTGACACCTCCATACATACGTGGAACAACGGAATAGGTGCCATCATTTTGAATATTGGCATGCATACGTTCATTCACAAATCGTGAGCTCTTTTCATCTTTGTATTCAAGAGGGTGAAGCATGCCTAAATAATAATTCAGTGCCGGCCGGCATTTTGAACAGCCTTCCTCTGTCTCCCAGCCTAATACATTCATCACTTCTTTGACATGCTGCAAGCCTTTTTCTTTGATTTCATGAATCACTTCATCTCGTGAAAGAGTGGTGCAGGCACAGATGGTTTCTTTTTGCGCTGTGCGGTTCGCATCATCGCCTAAAGTGTGCCATAGAATCTCTTCGACAACGGGCTTGCAGCCTCCGCATGATCGTGAGGCACTTGTACATTGCTTGACTTCCTGAATCGTTGTTAAGCCTTCTTCCTGAATGGCCTGCACAATCTGACCCTTTGATACACCATTACAGCCACAAACGATATGGTCGTTTGCCATGCTCTCTATCGTGCTTTCTTGTGCCAGATCATTTGAGGTTAGGACGGATACCTTTTCCATATCCGACATATCTACACCTTCTCTAATGTAGGAGAATAATCGAGGTCCATCACTTGTTTCTCCAAACATCACGGCGCCTACTAATCGGTTTTGCTGGAAGACTAGTTTTTGATAAATGCCTTTTTGTTCGTCAAAAATCTTAATCGCTTTTTTCTCATCCTTTTCTATAAAATCACCAGCTGAAAACACGTCAACTCCTGATACTTTCAGCTGTGTCGACAGAACGGAGCCTTCATATGGAGCAGGTTTCATGTCACATACATGCTTTGCGAGCACATTCGCTTGGTCGTATAAAGGAGCGACAAGTCCGTACGTTTGCCCCCTGTGCTCTACACATTCTCCTACGGCATAAATGCCTGGGACACTTGTTTCCATAAAATCATTGACGATAATTCCTCTGTTGACTGCAAGACCACTTGTTTCTGCAAGCATTTTACTTGGTTTAATTCCTACTGACATGACGACCAGGTCTGTCTCAAGTGTGGAGCCATC encodes:
- a CDS encoding DUF421 domain-containing protein → MPFLSILVELFIGFSALFFITKLLGKTQFAQITPFDFISALILGEMVGNAIFDPEVKIQHILFAVAIWGVLIYTVEWLSQRFKSIRALLEGRPTLVIDKGNIRYNRLKKNMLDLNQLQTLIRAKGHFALHEIEYAILETDGSVSVLPKMKYAPATAEDVNVKGKEVKLPRTFIIDGEILRQDLQEAGFDETWLRRQLKKQHISSYKEVLFCEWIENEGFYAMKYEKSEKTSTT
- the nirB gene encoding nitrite reductase large subunit NirB, with the protein product MKEKLVLVGNGMAGIRTLENILKTDSERFDMTVFGSEPNPNYNRILLSKVLQGDTKADDITLNDWNWYQDHDIQLFTNETIVKIDTVSQTVISDQGRNVHYDRLILATGSLPFILPIPGSDKKGVTAFRTLQDTEKMVNASTKYKKAAVIGGGLLGLEAARGLLNLGMEVTVIHLSSHLMERQLDPIAGQLLQKALEAQGMNFLLGKQTNEILGDTRVEGLTFSDGSTLETDLVVMSVGIKPSKMLAETSGLAVNRGIIVNDFMETSVPGIYAVGECVEHRGQTYGLVAPLYDQANVLAKHVCDMKPAPYEGSVLSTQLKVSGVDVFSAGDFIEKDEKKAIKIFDEQKGIYQKLVFQQNRLVGAVMFGETSDGPRLFSYIREGVDMSDMEKVSVLTSNDLAQESTIESMANDHIVCGCNGVSKGQIVQAIQEEGLTTIQEVKQCTSASRSCGGCKPVVEEILWHTLGDDANRTAQKETICACTTLSRDEVIHEIKEKGLQHVKEVMNVLGWETEEGCSKCRPALNYYLGMLHPLEYKDEKSSRFVNERMHANIQNDGTYSVVPRMYGGVTNANDLRKIADVVDKYQIPLVKMTGGQRIDLLGVKKEDLPKVWADLDMPSGYAYGKSLRTVKTCVGEQFCRFGTQDSISLGIALEKKFEGLATPHKVKMAVSACPRNCAESGIKDLGIVGIDGGFELYAGGNGGTHLRAGDLLMKVSTAEEVKQIAAAYLQYYRETANYLERTSAWVERLGLDHIKSVLLDDEKREALIQRMDIALSTYEEPWRELRENQKDTRQLFHKATASV
- the nirD gene encoding nitrite reductase small subunit NirD, which codes for MTVSVVKVHIGTISDFPLQLGKTVAADTIELAVFQTSNKQFKAIENRCPHKGGVLAEGMVSGDHVFCPMHDWKIDLSSGNVQAPDHGCVKTYETLVEGENVFILLPS